AGGTAACGTATCTATGTACTCCAGTATTTGTTCATGTTTAGTAGCCAAGCTTTTCACCCTTCTTTGTAACGTCCTACTTTATAAGTTCATTATAATGGGAAAAGGCTGGTGATTCAATTTAATCGGGGCTTTCAGTGATGAAAGCCCCGGGGGTTGAGTGCATATTGCTGCTTTTTGAGAAGCGACTGCTGGTTGATTTTCGCTGCAGGGGCTCGCTTTCCGCGGGGTGGGCGGTGAGCCTCCTCAGCTGCGCTTCCGGGGTCTCACCTGTCCCACTATCCCGCAGGAGTCGAGCCCCTTCCGCTTCAATCAACATTGGCGGTTCGTTCCTTAAAAATCTTGCAGAAAGTTTGGTCGTTTCTATCAAAAGGTACAACTCACCATTTTCTGACATGAAGGTGGCCCTTTTTTCGCAATCGACGCCTCATTCTTGATACACTATTAAAAAGATCCTTTTTAAGGAAGATGTGGATCAATTTTTTGGGAGAAGGAGAGATACATATGACGAAGCATTTATTTGATTTAGCGGGAAAGGTAGCCGCCATCAGCGGGGGAACCCGTGGCATCGGACGGTCGATGGCATTGGCTCTGGCAGAAGCAGGAGCGGATATTGCCTTGCTACAACGGAATGTGGAACATACTGAAGTGAAGGATGAGATTGAACAACTCTGCAGAAAGTGCTCCATTATCCAATGCGACCTTGAAAAAGAAGAAGAAGTGAAATCGGCCATCCCCAGTGTGGTTTCGACGTTTGGGAAGGTTGATATTTTAGTAAACAATGCAGGGATTCAACGCCGGTCGCCTTCCGTTGACTTTCCTGAATCGGATTGGGATGATGTGTTGAACATTAATTTAAAAGTGGTCTGGTTGTTGTGTCAGGAAGCTGGCCGTCATATGGTGGCAAGAGGCGGAGGCAAAATCATCAACACCGCTTCCCTCCTTTCTTTCCAAGGAGGAGTGACCGTCCCCGCTTATGCAGCAGCAAAAGGCGGGGTGGCACAGCTCACGAAAGCGCTCTCCAATGAATGGGCAAAAGAAGGCGTTAATGTGAATGCGATCGTCCCAGGGTATATTGCTACAGACATGAATACCGCCCTCATGGATGACCCAATCAGAAATAAACAAATTCTTGATAGAATTCCAGCGGGGCGCTGGGGAGAACCGGATGACTTCAAGGGGACCGTCGTCTATTTAGCTTCAGGCGCTTCCAATTATGTTCATGGTCATTTATTAGCTGTTGATGGGGGATGGCTCGGAAGATAGAATGAAACAAATCCGATAGAAAGGTCACTGAATAAGTGAGCTTTCTATCGGATTCTTTTGTGAATGGGAGATGATATCCCCACTTTAAATTAGAGACTGCTGGTTGATTTTCGCTGCAGGGGCTCGCTTTCCGCGGGGCGTGAGTCGAGCCCCTTCCGCTTCAATCAACAATGGGTTGGGATCCTATCACAAATGAAATCCCACTTCCATAAGTCGTTCATCCAAACGACCTTGATTTCACTTTCCGCACGTGTTTCGATTTCAGCTTTTTGCCTTTGCCTGTTCCCTTCGGTGTGTACAGGAGGGCTGCAAGGTTGCCGGCTATGACGCATGTAGCGAGGATGAGCCAGCTGATGGCGAAGGTGCCTTCTGGGCCAGGTGCAAAGATGGACATGCGGGGAGCTCCGTAGTAAATGAGGGCTCCGGTTATGAGTAAGCATAGAATGTATCGTTGTTTCAAGCGTTCTTCCTCCTCTCTGGGCTTGTATCATGTATATGCGGGTGGTGGGAGGATGTTGTGTAAAGGTGAGAAAAAGGTGGGGGAATTGGAGTTGGGTCGGTCGTTTTTTTGGAGAATCATGTATAGGGCATGTGAAAAGCTTACTTAATAGCTCATTAAATTAAAGTGGTTTGTTGATCAAGGATTCATTACATTATGTGGTAAAATTAGCGTTAGAATGATAATTGTTTAGATGTTCAATTAGCAGGTCAGCTAAATTGAAAAAGGAACTATTGGTTTGTATTCTTCAGGATTATTGAGACACTTTTGTAGAGAGGAATTTTTATGAATAGAAAACCTTATGGAGAACAGTGGAATGGAGAAAAAGGTTACAGAGTTATTGAGGGTAACGATAATTATAATCACTTTTTTGGTACTCTTGAATGTGAAGTTCCGATTTGTAAGTTATGTAGAAAAGAAATGCACCTAATCTTTACTTTTGACTTAAACGATGAGAGACTCTCCGATTTAAAAACTAAAGATATCGACATATTACCTCTAGCTTCGTGCTTAAACTGTTCGATGGTGTGGCAGCCACAGTATTTTAAAATATGTAATAGGGGGAAGACTTTAAAAATCATTAAGCAGGAAAATCTTGAGGAATGGATTTCAGATGATGAAGACAAGCTACCTGTCCCACTTCCCAAAACCAATATTAAACTTCTTTCTATGAAGTTAGAAGATATTCCTACTACTGAAGACAATTATAATCTTGCTTTTGACTCTTTTGGTTCAGAGTATCTATGCAGGATTTTAGGTGCTCCGTTATACGATGATTTCCCTGAAGACTCTTCTTGTCCCTTTTGTAAGAGTAAAATGAAATACATCGCTACAATAACCCAGGACTACGGAGAACAAGAACTCATCTCTGTGGTGGATTTTCAGTTAGGAGAGTTTAATATCCTCTACTATTTATGTAAGAGTTGCCTTATTTTAAAAACTGAAGCGCAAGTATCATAACCCTCTTTATTCAAGTAAAGAACAGGTTTATGGAACAAACAAAGTAACAGGGGGAGAGATAGTTGAAAAAAGAAATAATACTTGTAGGAACTTATCATTTTGTACAGGACGAGGAACTAATAGAAAAAAAAGAAAAGGAAGTAATAGAGTTAGTTGATTATTTAGCTCATTACAAGCCAACCAAAGTCGCTGTGGAATGGGAAAAGTCAAAAGATAAAGAACTAAATATAGAGTACAAAAAATCAAAGGGAGATTATTCAATCGATGAAATTCAACAAATTGGATTTAGGTTAGCCCAAAAGTTAAATCACGAAAAAGTATATGCAGTGAATTGGTCAGGGGGCATAACTGAAGAAGATATGACGGAACTTAATGGCTCAATTCAAAGTTCATATCCTGAATTACTAAATACAATGAAGGTTATTAGTGAAAATGCTCCTAATATTAGTCTTAACACGCCATTGGTTGACTCCTTTAGAAAATTAAATGACAAGGAAGCTACTAAAGAACTGGAGGAAATGTACTTATCTTTTGTTACTGTAACTGATAACAAAGAAAAAATGATTGGTTTTGATTTTTTAAATAAATGGTTGGAAAGAGAATTGATGATTTTTAAAACTGTTATTGATACGAGTAATTCTAATGATAGCATTCTGCTCATAATTGGAAGTGACCATCTTTGGATGCTAAGAAAATTATTTGAAGGAAATGGGTGGAAGGTAATCAATCCTTTTGCAAGTAAATAACTTTTTTTCATATTCAACAAACGGAGGCTTTAAAAGAATAACAACATAAACAAAAAGCTCGGGATTATATCCCAAGCTTTTTGTCATGTTAACAGGTAATAGAAAACGCACACTATCTCAACGATTCAATCTACAACATCATCAAGCTATTAATATTCAATCACATCCCCAGCCTTCATAACCTCTCCTTCAGAATCCTCAAGCATCTCAACAAACTTATGCGGATCCTGCTTGATCGGCGGGAATGTATCATAGTGAATCGGCACGACTTTCTTCGCTTTTAAGAAGCTTGCTGCGGTTGCCGCATCCTCAGGTCCCATCGTGAAGTTATCTCCGATTGGCAGGAAGGCGAGGTCGATTGGATGACGTTCCCCGATCAGCTTCATGTCGGAGAATAATCCCGTATCCCCTGCATGGAAGATCGTCTTCCCTTCGATCATTAACAGGATTCCGGCCGGCATACCCATGTAGATGATTTCGTTGCCGTCTGTAATGAGGCCCGATCCGTGGAATGCCTGGGTGAACTTGACTTTACCGAAGTCGAATTCATAGGCACCGCCGATGTGCATCGGGTGAGTATTGACGAGCTGCCAGCTTAGGTAGGTGGCGAGTTCGTGATTGGCGATGACGAGTGAGTCGTTTTTCTTGGCGAGTTCGATTGTGTCGCCGACGTGGTCGTTATGTCCGTGGGTGAGGATGATGACGTCGGGTTTTTCTTCTTCTACTTTAAGATCTGTCAGTTCGTTCCCGTTGATGAATGGGTCGATCAGGATTGTTTTTCCGTTCGTTTCAATTTTGACTACTGAATGGCCATGGTAAGAAATCTTCATTTTGTATCTCCTCCAAATAAACTTATCTTAGGGTTCTCTACTTTTATGGTATACCCGATTTTCATAAATTTAAGCGAGTTGGGTGACTGCTGGTTGATTTTCGCTGCAGGGGCTCGCTTTCCGCGGGGCTGGCGGTGAGCCTCCTCGGGCTGCGCCCTGTGGGGTCTCACCAGCACAGCTTTTTTCCGTCGGAGTCGAGC
The nucleotide sequence above comes from Bacillus sp. KH172YL63. Encoded proteins:
- a CDS encoding SDR family oxidoreductase — its product is MTKHLFDLAGKVAAISGGTRGIGRSMALALAEAGADIALLQRNVEHTEVKDEIEQLCRKCSIIQCDLEKEEEVKSAIPSVVSTFGKVDILVNNAGIQRRSPSVDFPESDWDDVLNINLKVVWLLCQEAGRHMVARGGGKIINTASLLSFQGGVTVPAYAAAKGGVAQLTKALSNEWAKEGVNVNAIVPGYIATDMNTALMDDPIRNKQILDRIPAGRWGEPDDFKGTVVYLASGASNYVHGHLLAVDGGWLGR
- a CDS encoding DUF5694 domain-containing protein is translated as MKKEIILVGTYHFVQDEELIEKKEKEVIELVDYLAHYKPTKVAVEWEKSKDKELNIEYKKSKGDYSIDEIQQIGFRLAQKLNHEKVYAVNWSGGITEEDMTELNGSIQSSYPELLNTMKVISENAPNISLNTPLVDSFRKLNDKEATKELEEMYLSFVTVTDNKEKMIGFDFLNKWLERELMIFKTVIDTSNSNDSILLIIGSDHLWMLRKLFEGNGWKVINPFASK
- a CDS encoding metal-dependent hydrolase; this encodes MKISYHGHSVVKIETNGKTILIDPFINGNELTDLKVEEEKPDVIILTHGHNDHVGDTIELAKKNDSLVIANHELATYLSWQLVNTHPMHIGGAYEFDFGKVKFTQAFHGSGLITDGNEIIYMGMPAGILLMIEGKTIFHAGDTGLFSDMKLIGERHPIDLAFLPIGDNFTMGPEDAATAASFLKAKKVVPIHYDTFPPIKQDPHKFVEMLEDSEGEVMKAGDVIEY